A genomic window from Sorex araneus isolate mSorAra2 chromosome 2, mSorAra2.pri, whole genome shotgun sequence includes:
- the CLPSL2 gene encoding colipase-like protein 2, whose translation MEGFILPAPSGSESPTSAAKAMGNTLVTLVGALLLCGAHLHRQSSKKEGARCSHHSQCSSDCCLINFDLGGAFCAPRARLTMLCLPQTKGALNIICPCRRVLSCSSQDPNCPRRCHWI comes from the exons ATGGAGGGGTTCATCCTGCCTGCTCCCTCCGGCTCAGAGAGCCCCACTTCTGCCGCCAAGGCCATGGGCAACACCCTGGTGACCTTGGTCGGGGCCCTGCTTCTCTGCGGGGCTCATCTCCACAGGCAGTCTTCGAAG AAGGAAGGGGCTAGATGCTCCCACCACTCCCAGTGCTCCAGTGACTGTTGCCTCATCAACTTCGATCTCGGTGGCGCCTTCTGTGCCCCCAGGGCACGACTTACCATGTTGTGTCTGCCCCAG accAAGGGAGCCCTCAACATCATATGCCCCTGCAGAAGGGTTCTGAGCTGCTCAAGCCAAGACCCCAACTGTCCCCGCCGATGCCACTGGATTTAG